GCTAATTCTGGTAAAATCGAGTATCCCCAGCTTTTAGCAAAAGACTGGAGATTAGCATGACCAATTGTTCCCAGTAGCCGTTCTCCAAGACCATCAGCACTAAAGGCATAGGCGGCTTGTAAAACTCCCATACTGACTCCAAACAATGCCAAGCGACTATCGCTGATGCCGTAGCGTTCATAGCAGAAGTTACGTACTCTAGAGATGTCAACTGCAATCTGGCGAAAGATTTGCAGGAGTAGCTTGGTATCAAAGCAGACACCCAGATCAAATAATGGCTTAATTTCATTTTCCACTACAGCAGTGAAGCTACGTACTAGGCTACGCTCACCGGACAAGGGTGTATCGAACAAAGCTACAGCTATGCCCATCTGTGTCAAAGTTGGCACTATGAAAGCGTTCCAGCCATAAGGGGCACACATACCTTGTAAACCAATCACCAGAGGTGTATGCTGTACAGGTCGATTCTGTGGTAAAAAGACAGCAACAGGAAAGCCACTTAATCGCTCATCAATATCAGCTAGCCCAGTATAAGGGAAAGGCTCGTGAAACCAGTAGCGATCGCCATTCACACCTGCAAAATTAATTACATCTGGGCCGTATATAGGCATGGTATAAATATTAGAAGAGTTAGTTAAGTAGAATTAGTTAAGTTAATTCTGACAGACTAGTATCTTTTTTGCCTAAATTCCAAAAAAGAATTTGTTCGCGTAATTTATGGCTGTGTTGGCGAATTGCGATCGCTATTCCAAAACCCTTGAAATGTGGTAACGTCTCACCCCAGAAATTGTGGTTTATCCCGCTTCTGTCACTTTCTGAGAGGGCAATTATCGTCAAGCTTTACCAGTCAATCAAGACAAGCTATCCTATTACAAGAATTTGGTGCAAGTATTTGTTATTAGAAAAAATAAGCGCGATCGCTCAAACCCACAAAGCTAGCACTATAGTCTTGCCCAAGCTGGAAGATATGCGGTTCGTCCATTAGAGAACCAACGCCGGACAGTTGAAAGTGAGCCAGAGCAAATCCGAGCGATCGCCTCATGATTGACAACAACATAAATGGTATCGTCAAAGAACTATGTCATTTGAAAACTGACCCGCGCTTCATCGGTCAGCCAGCACGGTTTTACACAAGTGCGAAAACATTTATTATCCCACCAACGCCAAATCGCTCAAACGCTTGCTGCACCTAATCAATTTAGTCACTGTACAGTATAAAATGGACGTAACTGGATTCGAACCAGTGACCTCTACGATGTCAACGTAGCGCTCTAACCAACTGAGCTATACGTCCTTAACCACACGATTTACAATTTTAGCATATCCTTTTTTTAAACGCAAGATAAAAAGCAAAAATCAGCCAAACTTCATCAACTAAAGCGATTGAGCATTTATTTTACTTGTAGCTGCTGTAGCTTATTATTTACGGATAACAGTAGCTCTTGGGCTTTGAGATCAGCCGTGGTGCTATTTTGCACTTTTTCAAATTCATTGATAATGCTCTGTAATTAGTCAATCACCCTTAGACAGCTATCAGTCATCAGCCATTGCTGTTCAGCATAATAAAACTACATACACTATTGTGTACTAATTTTATCTCTGTTCGTATAGGACTCATATTTGATTTTTGAACAAAACTCAGTACACCTTTATTCCTTCTTCCCAGTCCCCAGTCCCCAGTCCCCAGTCCCCAGTCCCTTACCTCTACGAGTGATTCTCCAAATCAAATCGGATTGCTATATATAACTCTGGTTAGTTCAAAATCACAGCAGATTATAGTTACTATTTATAAGGAAATAAGAAAGACTTTATATCAATAAAATGCCAACTGCTCTCATTACTGGTGCCTCTAGTGGTATCGGTAAAGCCTTTGCCGAAGAACTAGCTGCACGTCAGACAAATCTTGTTCTAGTTTCTCGTTCTGAAGAAAAACTTAATCAAATAGCAAAAGAACTACAAGAAAAATACAAAATTCAAGTAGATGTTATCGTTAAAGATCTTACAGAACCTAATGCAGCATCTGCTGTATTTGATGCCACTAAAGCCAAGGAATTAACAATTGATTTATTAATTAACAATGCTGGTTTTGGTGACTATGGCGATTTTGCTGAAAGCGACAGAGAACGGCAAATTAAAATTGTACAATTAAACGTTTTGGCATTGGTAGATTTAACCCATCAATTTCTACCCCTGATGCGGCAAAGACGTTCTGGCAGCATTATTAACTTATCCTCAATTACCGCATTTCAACCAATGCCATACCTTTCTGTTTATGCAGCCAGCAAAGCTTTTATTGTTAGTTTTAGTCAAGCACTGTGGGCTGAAAATAGTTCCTATAATATACGCGTCCTCGTTGCTTGTCCTGGGCCAATAGAAACCAACTTTTTTACTGAAGCTAATTTTCCTCCAGCTTTGGCAGGCAATACAAATCAAATGTCTACTAGCGAAGAAGTAGCACGCGAATCCCTAAAAGCTTTGGAAAATTGGCAGCCAAACGTCGTGATTGGTGATTTTACTACACAAATCAGAACTGTATTGGCTCGCATAGTGCCACGAAAAATTTTACTGCAAATGTTAGTGAAAAAGTTTAAAGTCTAAGAAAGGGAACTAGGGAGTAGTGTAAAACGAAAAATTAAGATTGCTATAGCTTTTGAAGACTTTTATTTTAATAATTAGCGTTTTTAGTTTTTTTGACTTTTGATAACTTTACCTGGACTAGTAAAAGAAATTCCTTGCTGATAGTCAGTACCAATCATAACTGCTTCTACTACAGGCTCAGAAATTTTTGTTTTAGCTATCCACTCTACAATAAAGTTTGCCCCTAAACCTCCACTGGTGTCATTTGTATCTACAAAGAAATCTGTTGCAGCTAGTGCATCAAGTTGAATAGGTTGCTGCAAATACTGCTTGACTAATTTACCATCTGAGTTATAGTAGCGCACAGAAGTAATAATTAGAGAATTACTCAAATCTGTATTACGAATACTGAGCGTAACCGCTAAATTGAAAATCTTCTGCTGATTGTAATGATAAATATGGGAATAAACAGGAACATAAATAGTTTGTCCCATTGCTATCTGGAAATTTTTATCTAGAGTTACTAACTTTTGAGATGGGGTTGCTTGAATAGTATCAGGTTTTGATTTGGATGGAATTTTCGATGAATCACAAGATGCAATCACAATCACAGCAAGTGCTAAATATAAATGAGGGAACAGCTTCATTAAAATTATTTACATATATCTTGTTAATTGAACTCGATAACGGTCTTTTTTAGTAACTGCAATTTCGCCAACTTCTAAACGTCCCTTACTGCGAATGGCGATTAAGTCGCCTGATTTAACTTGAGAACTAGCTTGAGTAACTTCCTTCCAGTTGACACGGACATCACCGCTGTCGATTAAATCAACCATTTTGCTGCGGGACATGCCAAAACCAGCAGATGCGATCGCATCTAATCGCAAAGAAGCCTCTACAGTCGTTAATTCTTTTTTCTTCGGTTCTCGAACCTTTAACTCGTTGATATCAATCGGCTGAGTTTTCACCGGCACCGATCGCACTTGTTTAAGATTCATTTCTAGAAATTCTGTCAACTCCGGTGCTACAATTGCCTGCGCTCCTCTCTCTCCCAGTACAATAATGTCTCCTGTCTTTTCCCGGACAATTCCTGTTCCCAACATTGCGCCTAAAAAATCGCGGTGAGTGGCGGTATCAAACAGGAAATTACCAGCAATTTCCAGGGCCACAAGGGCGACTTGAGATTGATCTAGAGGCATTTCCGCACGAGCGATCGCAATTCTTTGTCGTTCCGCTTGGGGATATCCGCCCCATGCTACTAATTGCACTTCTGTTAAACGATTAAAAACCCGTTGTATTTCTGCCAATTCTGGAGGAGACAGAAAATCTGTCAAAACGACTTCCCAAGTTTTGATAGCTTGCTCCGCCTGATCAATGACACGAGCCACGCTTTCTCGGTTTTCTACACCCTTTAAAAGTTCTTCTCTTGGTAACATTGTCAAAAATTAGGAGTTAGGAGTTAGAAGTTAGGAGTTAGGAGTTAGGAGTTAGGAGTTAGTTGTCAGTTGTCAGTTGTCAGTTGTCAGTTGTCATTTTCCCCTGCTCCCCCGCTCCCCTGCTCCCCTGCTCCCCTAATCCCCGCTCCCCTGCTTAAAGTACTTATTGCTCAGCGTAACCCTGAATATTCTCCGGATCAAACTGGCGTAATATCCGGGTTGCTTGTCGGGTGAGCGTTTCAGAAGCCTGAACTACAATTATGTATTTACCCACTTCCAAGCGGTTGCGGTAGGGTAAAGCATCACCACTGCCTACAACTAAACCAACCCCACCACCAACAAATACGCTTCCCATCGCGCCACTAGCAGCGCCCAGCAATCCCCCAACAATGTGATTACCAATTTCACCAGCCCAGGCAAAAGTATCTAAACCAGTGATAACGCTGAAGGTAAAGCCTGCGAAAAAGCCGAATGGTATCAACCAAAATGCCATCAGCTGCGCTTGCTTTTTGGCTTGCTCTTTGGGGTCAATCAAGCCAAATTCGTCAGCACTTTTATACCCCTTGCCCAGGATAGTACTTTTTATGCCTTCTTTTTCTAAGGCTAAGTAAGCAGCTTCGGCTTGGATGCGGTCTGGTAATACGGCAACAAGGTAATTCATGTTCACGTTTCTTAACAGCGTATCCGTGCTGATTGAATCTAATCTTGTGCCTAATTTCAGATGATCAGCAACAGACAGGACACAAGGGTAAATCAATTTAAAATTTAAAATTTAAATTTTAAAATTTTAGGTTTTGATCCCCATTACCCTATACTCCCACATCCACAGCTGAAGATATCACTTGAGTGAATCTAATGGCTCACAAAAATTGTTTACGCCTTGCTTGAGGACATATATCAAAACCGGGGTTGCCAAAATCTTAGGAAACGCGGGCATTGTTTTTAGGTGTTCCATCATCCCAACAAGCGAGCTATTGAGTAAGTCTTCTCGATATTCTTGTTCACAAATGACCGCACGCCATTTTCTCGCCAAAGCATCTAGCCATTCGGAATTTGCTCTTTCTGGTTGTTGACCTGCCTTAATAGCTAGTGTCATCGCTGCATCTTCCAAATCTCCCTCACAGTCCTCAATCAAGTCTAGTGCTTCCATCGCTCCTAAATCATCTGCCAATTGGGAGCGAAACAGTGCAATTTCTTTCGATGTAACTTTAGTCATAATTCTCAGCCGAGCAATTTCCCACTCAGCTATGTTAGTCCAATATAATGTTAATTATTATGTATTAATTTCAACAAAAGTATAAAATATAATACTTCAGCACTTACGCAACTGGCACACAGATTTACTGTGATCGCAGTCAATAGGAGCCAGCGCGAAGCGGTAGCGTTAGCGACGCGTTAGCGACGCTCTTAGCGTCGGAACGAGCGTCACCCGAAGGGAGGTTCCCTCGTTGATTGCGACTGGCGTTCCAGAGTCAATAGTCTTTAAGCAAGATTTTTTGGACTATTGAACGCCCTCCGGGTTCGGCAGTTCCTCATGGGGGAAACCCCCAAGATCGGACTGCCTCACCAGTTCGTTCAAGTCGGGAAACCCGCCCAGACGACTGGCTCCTTTTGACCCAGTACTGCCCAGACGAAAAAAATATGACAATGCGCGTAAGTCCTATACTTAATTGTGAATATGGAGCGTATTCTGGCTCAGAAAATAGTCAAAAGTCTTTAATCTATAGTCATTTTTCTTTTGTACGAGAACTAATGAGCGCCGTCAGAAGCCGGTCGGGCTTCTAATGACTAATGACTAATGACTAATGACTAACTAAGGTGTTGCCCTGGAGGAAATAGCTCTTTGTAAGTTAGCTAAAGCACGGTTGTAATCCAAAATTGCTGTGACTCGATTACCTTCAGCTCTTGTCAGCTCATTTTCGGAGTTGATCACATCAGTTTGAGTACCTACACCAGCTTGGAATCGTAAACGCGCCAGACGTAGAGCTTCCCTAGCTTGTTCTAAAGCAGTATTGGCGGTTTGAACATTCTCTAATCTAGCTTGCTGGGTAGAAAAAGCTTGTTCTACCTGGAAGCGGATTTGGTTGCGCTGTTCAGCAAATTGAGTTTCTGCGATCGCAATATTAGCTTTGGCTTGAGATGCCCTTGCTCTTGCTGCTCCCCCATCGAACAAATTCAGCCTTGCCTGAACTCCCACAGAGTAACCATCGCTAGCACTGGTACTATCATCAAACTGATCTAACAATTGGTAGCTGGCAACCAAGCTCACCTGAGGCCCTAACGATGAAAGCGCCTGCCGTCGCTGCTGCTCAAAAATATTGCGTTGTGCCAATTGTTGTTGCAGTTCCGCACGGTTTTGAAAAGCTAGAACAATACTTTGTTCTAGGGTTGGGTTCCAAATACCTGCTAATTGTACGGGGTCTGCTGCGCTGATATTTATCGACTGGGGCAAACTGATGCGAGTTGCTAACTGACGCCGGGCAATTTGCTGCTGTGCAAGAGCATTAGTTAAGTCTTGTTGAGCATTTGCTAAATTAACTTGCGATCGCAGCACATCAAACCGAGTACCGACCCCAGCCGTTTCTAGAGCTTGTGCATCTCGTAAACTAGCTTGGGAATTCTCCACAGCTGCCTGGGAAATACGTACCTGTTCATCTCTTTGTTGCAAATTGTAGTAATCAGTGGTGATATTCAGGCGGATTTCCTCAGACTGACTCTCTACAGCCAATTCATTGAAACGCACTTGTTCTTCAGCCTGTCTGATATTAGCTCGCCGATTCCCAGAGGTATAAATGTTATACGTCAGTTGTGCTTCACCATTGAAAGACGTAGTGGGATCATCTGATGCCGGTGCTACAACCCCTTGTTCTACCTGAAGTTGAGTCGAAGCAGACTGGCTACGAGTCAGCTGAGCATTCACACCAACAGTAGGAAGCAAAGCAGCTTGGGCTTCGCGTAAAGCCGCTTGAGCGCGTTCTAGCTCCAACAACGACACTTGTAAATCCCGATTGTTGCGCCGTGCCAGTTCCAAAGCCTGTGCCAAGGTAATCGGCTGATTTCCCTGAAATGTCACTTCCTCCGGTTTGGTAGGAAACTGCAAGGGATTTGCATTGGTATTGAGGTTACTAGGAATTTGCACACCATGAGCAGGCTCAGGAGTGACTGTTGCTGGTTGAGTCTGAGTTGGTACAGAATTACTAGGCTCAGGAGTGAGTGGTGCTGGTTGAATCGGATTCGCTTCCGAATCAGCAGGAGTGACTGGTGCTGGTTGAATCGGATTTGCTTCCGAATCAGCAGGAGTGAGTGGTGCTGGTTGAATCGGATTCACTTCTGAATCAGCAGGAGTGATTGGTGCTGGTTGAATCGGATTCACTTGCGAACCAGCAGGAGTGATTGGTGCTGGTTGAATCAGATTCACTTCTGAACCCGTAGTTTCAGGCGATGAGGTCGTGTCAGGAGTAATGTTATTGTTCTGAACCACCAATTTCTGAGTGAAATTTTGCTGCCCACAGGGTTTTGAGGTCAACAGCAAAGAAGCCAGATTCCCCTTGTCCTGCGAGCAACTTTCTACTTCTAACAGCTTTGCAGACCCTATATCCCTAACCGCAGTTTGTAAAACCGTGGGTGACAGTGTTTCAGGCTTTTTTACTGGCGTTACAGATGGTCGTAAAGAAGACAGAGAAAAAGTTCCTTTCGGCACAGAATCTTTTTTATCAGCAGAAGTAGAAACGACTCTTTTCTCAGATTGCTGCCCAGAATTAGCTAAGGCTCTCTGTTTTTTCTTAGTTGTAGAATTATTTGGCTTTGGCTGCTGGGAAGTTTTTAAAGCAGATATCAAACTGACAAATCTATTTTCATCTTTCTTAGGTAATTGTGCTATGGATACACCAGTATTTCCAGTTAAAATAACTGGGTTGCTATTACTACTTAAAGGCTGGAAATTCAGCTTTTGAAACCCAGTGACAGGTACTGTGGTCGGAAAAGTCTTGCTTGCAGTGTTAGGCAGTTGGGTATGAATATTGTCTGCAAATAGAGTTCGACTATCAGTAGAAGTCAAAACGCTAAGAGAAGACGCCAGTTGTATGCCACTTACCTTCATAGGCCCAGCCAAAGCAGGCTGGGTTGTTAACACTGCTGCTGTTACACCAGGTAAAAAACTATAAAATAATTGCTGTCTTTTCACCGCATCCCCTCACACAAGAAATCAATCTAGCGGCAGAAAACCCTTCTTCCCCACAGAATATAGCACGAACCTAAATTTAGGAGAGAATATAGCACGATACCAAATTTTAAGAATCGGAACTCTGTTTGCCTTCAAACCTTTTAACAATGCGAGAAAGTTCCGCCTTTTCGTCGATGCTAACGCGGTTAGGAGCACCACTGACAATTCGTTCGTAGTTCCGGAAAGAATCTTTAATTTGAGGGCCGTCAGCAGTGATATTGTACTCACGGATACCTTTATCATGCCACGATCCCCGCATCTTAAATACGTTAATTGCTCGTGACATTTCTCCACGAATTTCTACGTACTGCAACATCAAAATTGTGTCTGTAATTGTGGAAATATGAGAGTCTGTAATTGAATGCGACCCCATAAATTGCTCAGTTGTGTTGGTAAAAAAACCAGTTATTTCTTCTTGCTTGGCATAACCAGTAACACCGATGACAAACTGGCGAAATGCATTATTGCTTACTCCTCTGGCCAGTGCTGAGAGAGAATCAATGGCAATGCGAGCTGGCTTAAAGAATGCAATTTCTGATTTAATAATTTGCAAGTGATCTTCTAAACCAGTAGACTCAGGATAGGTACAAATTATTTTGAGTAAACCTTGATGTTCTAATTCTTCAAAATCAATTCCCCAAGAATGTGCATTGCGAGACAGCTGAGCGCGTGATTCTTCATAAGCAAATAACATCACCCGTTCACCACTGACGCAGCCATCTTGCAAAAATTTACTCACCAACAATGTCTTACCAGTACCTGTGGCTCCTGTTGCCAAAATAATAGAATCTTTAAAGAAGCCACCACCGCACATTTCATCAATGGTTTTGACTCCAGAAGATACCCGCACATTAGAAGACCTTTGAGTTAAGCGCATTGCTCCCAATGGAAAAATATTCACTCCTTCATTGGTAATTGTGAAAGGATACTCTCCTTTCATATGAGTTGTACCACGTAACTTAAGAATTTCAATTGTACGGCGGCGACGCTCTCCTTCTAGAACGTTACGCATAATTACCACATTATCAGAAACAAATTCTTCCACACCAAAAGCCGCAACAGGCCCATATTCTTCGTTACGTTCGGTGGTAATTATAGTGGTGACATGCAGTTGTTTAAGACGTGCAACCAAGCGAAAAATCTCCCGCCGCACTACTCCGATGGCTTCATACTGTTGAAATACCGCTGTGATTGAGTCTATTGAGACTCGTTTGGCTTTGTATTTGCGAATGGCATATTGCAAGCGTTCTATCAGTGCGGAAAGGTCAAAATTACCAACTATATCTTGACCTTCTGGGTCGGGAGAAGCATCCAGAATAAACAACTTACCTTCATTAATTAGACGTTGCAAGTTCCAGCCAAAAATATGAGCATTTTTAATAATGTCACTGGGAGATTCTTCAAAAGTAACAAATACTCCTGGTTCATCAAAGTAAGTAATACCGTTATAGAGAAACTGAAGAGATAATAAAGTTTTGCCTGTACCAGAAGTGCCGCTTACTAATGTAGTTCTACTCATAGGTAAGCCACCATGACTAATATCGTCAAAGCCCTCTATCAGAGTGTGAATTTTTTCTACACCCTCACTTGGTGAGTTGTTTTTATTTTGTTGATCGTTTTCACTCATTGCTTGATAATTAACTGGTGCTGAATCCAGGTTTTCTATGACTAAAGTTGATATTTATTATCAATGTTTTTATGATTATAGATTGTCTTAATCCTGACTTTTCACAGCATGTAGAAAAGCTGATTTTGAAGGTTTCCCAAACCCTGATTTTTAGTGACATATTATCATTAGTTCAGGGCTATTGAAAATTCACCTGTGAAAAAAGTCGCACTGTTTCCTGGTTTGAGGACTTACCGTGAAAAGTCAGGTCTTACTCTTCCCAATCTTCTTCACTCAGTTCTTCATACAGCAAGTCTAATCCAATCAACACTCTTTCTCTGTCTGAAAGGTCACCAATAATTTTGCGAACGGGCGGTGGCAAAATTTTAGATAATGTTGGTGTAGCTAATATTTTATCTTCTTCAGCTAGTTGTGGGTTTTTGAGGACATCGATTACTTTCAAAGCATAAACACCTTGCAACTCCTGTTCTAATATGTTTTTAAGTATTTTTAATGCGCGGACAGAATTTGGCGTGTTCCCCGCTACATAAAGCTTGAGAACGTAAGTCTTTCTTGCTTTATTCATAGAAGGTACAGGCTTAAGCACAAAAGTGAAAATACATTATGATTGGGTGAAGTTGGAGAAATACATGATCATTGTTTTTGACCATCTTTAGTTTGATATATTCCATCTATTTAGAAATTGAACATCTATAGACTTCACACAGGTGAGCTAGGATATCTATAAGTGTCAATCGGTAATCCAGCAATGCCTCATCACTCCTTCCTTCTAATTTTAGCTGTTTAGAAAATTCTTCAATTAAGTCCATATGCATTTCTATGATTTGGGGCACAGGAATATTAGCATAAAATAGTGCATTTATAAATTTATCAATTTTTTCTTTCAGTGTTTTTTCTGTAGTAAAGTAATCTATAAGAATCTGGCGATAATCCGATTTCAGTTGCTGCAATAAAATCTGCTGATCAACTTGAGTCATCTGCATCAAAAACTGGTCTGGTATTTGTTCAGTGCAAGCAAATACATAGAAATATTTGTCAGGGAAATTGTCACTAAAGTTGGCTTGTAAACACCTCAGTAAAGAGAGAATTTTGCTAATGATGCTCCCAAGGAGAGGGGAAAGGTATAATTGGGGCGTGCCAAACTGGCAACAGCCATACATCTGCTCCCTCAATCCTAGTTTGATAGCTGGCCTATCTCGATTATCTAAATTTTTTTTAACATCTGGTAAGAAAATTAATACGGGTAGTAACATCTATATATTTAGATATCTCGTTAATCACCCTGACCAATACTCATAAATTTATAGTTGTGGGCAGTAGTTGGTGTGTAAAGACTTTTGGCTCTACTCCAAGAACAATGAGCTATGCCAGTATGGCAACCTGGCGGGTCACTCAACAACTTGGGACAGCAAATGAACAGTAAGATTTATGTGTAGCTGGTTGTGAGATGTTCTTTGTAGAGGATACGTTACTGAATTTGTGAAAAGCATATGCATATCTATCTCAATACAGATCTTGTATTTCACTCCTTGATAAGATACTTAAACGAATTTAAAGTATTGTCGCATTCTAAATCATTATAATTCCTCAAGGTTCTAAAGCGAATTTTTAGAGCCATAATTGTTTTAGCCATGACTATCGATCTCAGAGTTTCAACACCAGTAGGACACCTAAAAGGATGTTTCCCCCAATTGTCAAAGCGGTAATCACAGCCGCATCTCTGACAAATAGTGCATTCAACAAGCAGTGTCTAGTGAGAGCCAAGCCAATTGTTTCGTGTGCGATTGAAGCTATAACTTGAATTGCTGATATGAGTCTGATGAAAAAATATTGCTTCAGGTGTAAAAACTATCCAGCCAAATACTGATGGTGAAGCCGGAGGCTTCCAAAGGAAGAATGACCCCCAAAGCCTTATGTCAATGCTACAGTACCCGCTTTATGACTTTCTGGCAACCGTACCAAGCTGCGTTGAAACAAGTACTCTGACAGTGGTGTTGGAGATTTTTGAGAAACAGCAGTGCGATCGCTTAGTAATAGTAAACCAGCAACAATGCCCTGTAGGGTTGCTGTATTTAGCCCGGTTAACCCAAAAATTGTTGGCAGCCGCTAGTGGTGAGCCTTTAAACTTACACCAGCCACTGTCAAATTGGGGTCAAAACCTGATTGAACCAATACAAACATTACTCGCAGGCGATCGTGTTGAGCAATTTAGCCTGTTTTTACGTCACCAACAAAGCCATACGAACAAAAACTTAGATTGGGCACTCATTGACATAGATGGTAAATTTTTGGGGCTAGTGGATAGTCAACGGCTGTTAGGATTGTTGGTTAAGGAAAAAGCAGCAATTGGAGCAGTAGAAAGCTTATATTCAACAGCCCAAAAGACAGCTCATAATTTTAGCCCAGAGCCTGTAGACACTGCCAACAAACGTCATGCTGGTGTGAAAACTTACTGGCGATCGCACAGGGCAAAAATCAACGAACCATCAGTACACAAGCCATTGGTACAATTGTTGGAACACTTGCCTTGGCCTTTGATGTTGCAAACCAGTACTGGTGAGGTAGTCACACAAAATCCCGCCTGGTGGCAGCAACTGGGAGCATTAAAAGATCCCGAAGGAGTCCGGCAACAGGTAGAAGCAATCCTGACTCCCGTGCTTGCTAAACAACCAGAATACGCCAGTCCTAAAGCAGCCCAACTTAATCATACTATATGTAGTTGGGAATATGAGCATGGGAAAGAAGCACAATCCATGCCCATGAAACTTCATACTGAAGAATATCACTTCTCCCCCAAGCATGAAGCCCCCCTACCAGAACAGCCAGCAGCTGCGGATACTACATCCAGTCGTTGCTTTTTAGATAGCCAAATGGGTACTTGTACCTGTATTGTCGAAGTGCAAAACGGTCAGGAGCGAGTTTGGCAATTTGTCAAAATCCCCTTAGATAGTCCTGAATTAAAACTAAAATCACTAGACTCGCATACACGCCTGACACCTGGGCACCGAGCAGTAGGCACTGATGACCTATGGTTAGTTTTAGCCACTGATGTGACTGAGCAACAGCAGCTTTGTAAAGAACTAGCAGCCAAGAATGCTGATCTGATTCAACTCAATCGGTTAAAAGATGAGTTTTTAGCTTGTATCAGTCATGAACTGAAAACTCCCCTGACAGCTGTTTTGGGATTATCGCGGTTACTTGTGGATCAGCAGTTAGGAAAACTTAACGAACGTCAAGCGCGTTATGCCGGACTGATTCATCAAAGTGGACGACATCTCATGAGTGTGGTCAATGACATTTTGGATTTGACCCGCATGGAAACCGGACAAATGGAACTGACCCCAGTACCAGTGAAAATTCGTGCCGTGTGCGATCGCGCCCTATCCGAAGCACAAGCTGTCCACAATCAGTCTACCAAAACAACATCCACCAACGAATCTGAAACTGGACGTTCATCATCTCCCGAATTCACTTTTTCCGTTGAACCAGGTTTAGACCAGATTGTCGCAGACGAATTGCGCTTGCGGCAAATGCTCATACATCTGCTTTCCAACGCCTTTAAATTCACCGAAACATCTGGCGAAATTGGTTTGCGGGTAAGTCGTTGGGAAGGATGGATTGCCTTTACAGTTTGGGACACAGGTATTGGTATTCCTGAACACCAGCAACACTTAATCTTCCAAAAATTCCAGCAGTTGGAAAATCCCCTCACCCGTCAGTTTGAAGGCACCGGTCTGGGACTGGTTTTAACCAGGGCCTTAGCCCGCCTGCACGGAGGTGATGTCAGCTTCCTGTCTCGTGAAGGTAAAGGTAGCCAGTTTACACTGCTTTTACCGCCTAGTCCCCCGACAACAGGGTTCAACGAGTCAGAAATCGCAAGTAGAACAGATAAAGATTCCCAAAATCT
Above is a window of Nostoc sp. UHCC 0702 DNA encoding:
- the kaiC gene encoding circadian clock protein KaiC — encoded protein: MSENDQQNKNNSPSEGVEKIHTLIEGFDDISHGGLPMSRTTLVSGTSGTGKTLLSLQFLYNGITYFDEPGVFVTFEESPSDIIKNAHIFGWNLQRLINEGKLFILDASPDPEGQDIVGNFDLSALIERLQYAIRKYKAKRVSIDSITAVFQQYEAIGVVRREIFRLVARLKQLHVTTIITTERNEEYGPVAAFGVEEFVSDNVVIMRNVLEGERRRRTIEILKLRGTTHMKGEYPFTITNEGVNIFPLGAMRLTQRSSNVRVSSGVKTIDEMCGGGFFKDSIILATGATGTGKTLLVSKFLQDGCVSGERVMLFAYEESRAQLSRNAHSWGIDFEELEHQGLLKIICTYPESTGLEDHLQIIKSEIAFFKPARIAIDSLSALARGVSNNAFRQFVIGVTGYAKQEEITGFFTNTTEQFMGSHSITDSHISTITDTILMLQYVEIRGEMSRAINVFKMRGSWHDKGIREYNITADGPQIKDSFRNYERIVSGAPNRVSIDEKAELSRIVKRFEGKQSSDS
- the kaiB gene encoding circadian clock protein KaiB; translation: MNKARKTYVLKLYVAGNTPNSVRALKILKNILEQELQGVYALKVIDVLKNPQLAEEDKILATPTLSKILPPPVRKIIGDLSDRERVLIGLDLLYEELSEEDWEE
- a CDS encoding KaiA family protein, producing the protein MLLPVLIFLPDVKKNLDNRDRPAIKLGLREQMYGCCQFGTPQLYLSPLLGSIISKILSLLRCLQANFSDNFPDKYFYVFACTEQIPDQFLMQMTQVDQQILLQQLKSDYRQILIDYFTTEKTLKEKIDKFINALFYANIPVPQIIEMHMDLIEEFSKQLKLEGRSDEALLDYRLTLIDILAHLCEVYRCSISK
- a CDS encoding response regulator, with product MSMLQYPLYDFLATVPSCVETSTLTVVLEIFEKQQCDRLVIVNQQQCPVGLLYLARLTQKLLAAASGEPLNLHQPLSNWGQNLIEPIQTLLAGDRVEQFSLFLRHQQSHTNKNLDWALIDIDGKFLGLVDSQRLLGLLVKEKAAIGAVESLYSTAQKTAHNFSPEPVDTANKRHAGVKTYWRSHRAKINEPSVHKPLVQLLEHLPWPLMLQTSTGEVVTQNPAWWQQLGALKDPEGVRQQVEAILTPVLAKQPEYASPKAAQLNHTICSWEYEHGKEAQSMPMKLHTEEYHFSPKHEAPLPEQPAAADTTSSRCFLDSQMGTCTCIVEVQNGQERVWQFVKIPLDSPELKLKSLDSHTRLTPGHRAVGTDDLWLVLATDVTEQQQLCKELAAKNADLIQLNRLKDEFLACISHELKTPLTAVLGLSRLLVDQQLGKLNERQARYAGLIHQSGRHLMSVVNDILDLTRMETGQMELTPVPVKIRAVCDRALSEAQAVHNQSTKTTSTNESETGRSSSPEFTFSVEPGLDQIVADELRLRQMLIHLLSNAFKFTETSGEIGLRVSRWEGWIAFTVWDTGIGIPEHQQHLIFQKFQQLENPLTRQFEGTGLGLVLTRALARLHGGDVSFLSREGKGSQFTLLLPPSPPTTGFNESEIASRTDKDSQNLNTQRATISARQRANATAQHHPTGSQRLVLVVEAVARYIEDLTDQLKGLGYRVVIARSGTEAVEKARRLQPKVIFLNPLLPLLSGWDVLTLLKSDAATRHISVVVTATAAEKEQTFAKQADGFLSLPVELQSLTPLLEKLCATPAILQPGVDSSENISAKNPLRILRLVDPTLESINPHPSLREHRVIEVDDLDQAELLARVWQFDVILLDVENSLAHTYLQQFTQHPRLAALPLVTCDVATTLTASQIPGLSVFPCLTPLATDNSIHPGKPDPLLSVLQIASGVCYPPTILVVDLTMLHDLPQIRRKQAKGYRTTKNSSLSSETAERGSEWFQALIQYLQTAGLKAAMGNCWAEVLQQIRHQSVDLLLICLGESSIHKELVKALKVLGDLPFDLPPIVVIDQRLNPIEINSPSDILHSQKKKTGLESIENVLSAIAAQILPRSISMEDLLSHINQALAVKCIYEKS